Proteins found in one Anabas testudineus chromosome 1, fAnaTes1.2, whole genome shotgun sequence genomic segment:
- the txndc11 gene encoding thioredoxin domain-containing protein 11 translates to MLRRVRQSLRQVLYLMARRPDLLCGAIVLGVLLILAVKFTCSRARNVVAAARPPVRFFSPEAPIVDLYLGQLDQVERLRSMAEVSLIFFYAPWCAHSLAARHEVQQVAKKLAKQVQFVAVNCWWSQGKCRKQNRFYQYPTIHLFYRRFGPIDYKGPFVAPYVESFILRVITPLTYLPSRAMLQEFLSYHEPRVVGFFQFNSSPQPPGYLTYLSSALQALKRDFRNVVRFGVVTSKQVAEAISLKEDASVYLHRRFNSSLIFPRGERNFTSEAICSWVFEHHETVLKWLQPPGTKSRLLEHELNKGPALLLFLPHNPLASKPSPILQQVADIAVRYHSCDKNNNSGLDKSFTSDLLCCHSVLLPESSTSVCDVCLHLSPSFTSSSVPCTLPSTAQGGDMLQSYLRHCCLHQLPAPVSIKTATTVGCSNFLNSYSPFNQYSACCRKIEPQLNESQAKEGSDMQRVHLTPPPSPIPPYTVPVQGGDGITGLQCHTNRTLRFYVLDVALNWPLAVRLGASGNRSASLDQEAGIQRDGLFAAIVNLKDEVHYVLHRSAAATLTESLEGFIRNFSAPYSVLQRYLVGENKKGVKQEARRPDEHQQSPPPPLITELTTSSFLPFIMDIEKDVLLIYYTQWCGFCSVLNHIIIQLARLLQGNSTITVARVNVARNDLPWEFMVDHVPSVLLFPRNRKHLSVKFPDDLPITLPNLLHFILQHSGSAHYAKKPATSSVESQGSGPSAVLRAEFLALQREVQALHLAREHLSKQLAQLWRDNRRLTFDARSLEAQNAELQRERQSLEEQHQEKSRQLGEAVKRLQELADTSENLLNENILLRVLLRALKDKREVGEQVEVERKEAEQKSSHMAS, encoded by the exons CCGTGCTAGGAATGTGGTGGCAGCAGCTCGGCCTCCGGTGCGGTTCTTCTCTCCCGAGGCCCCGATAGTGGACCTCTACTTGGGTCAACTAGACCAG GTGGAGCGTCTCAGGAGCATGGCAGAGGTATCCCTTATTTTCTTCTATGCACCGTGGTGTGCTCACTCGTTGGCTGCCCGGCATGAAGTGCAGCAGGTTGCTAAGAAACTGGCTAAACAG GTGCAGTTTGTAGCTGTTAACTGTTGGTGGAGTCAGGGCAAATGCAGGAAGCAGAACCGCTTCTATCAGTACCCCACCATCCATCTGTTTTATAGAAG GTTTGGGCCTATAGATTACAAGGGTCCATTTGTGGCTCCATATGTAGAAAGTTTTATCCTCAGAGTCATCACACCGCTCACTTACCTCCCATCGAGAGCCATGCTTCAAGAATTCCTCTCCTATCACGAG CCCCGGGTGGTGGGTTTCTTCCAATTTAACTCGTCTCCTCAGCCCCCAGGGTACCTCACATATCTGTCCTCAGCACTGCAGGCCCTCAAAAGGG ATTTCCGCAATGTTGTGCGTTTTGGGGTTGTGACCAGCAAACAGGTGGCAGAGGCCATCTCGCTAAAAGAAGACGCAAGCGTTTACCTCCATAGAAGGTTTAACTCATCTTTG ATTTTTCCTCGAGGGGAACGTAACTTCACATCAGAAGCCATCTGTAGCTGGGTGTTTGAACATCATGAGACCGTCCTTAAGTGGCTGCAGCCTCCAGGAACAAAGTCCCGTCTCTTGGAACACGAGCTGAACAAAGGTCCTGCGCTGCTGCTGTTCCTGCCGCACAATCCACTGGCGTCCAAGCCGAGTCCCATACTCCAGCAG GTTGCTGACATTGCTGTACGTTATCATTCCtgtgacaaaaataacaacTCCGGCTTGGACAAAAGTTTCACCTCCGACCTCCTGTGCTGCCATTCAGTTCTTCTCCCAGAGTCCAGTACAAGTGTGTGCGATGTGTGCCTCCACTTGTCACCAAGCTTCACCAGCTCCTCTGTACCATGCACGCTCCCCTCCACGGCTCAGGGAGGAGACATGTTGCAGTCCTATCTCAGACATTGCTGCCTCCACCAACTACCTGCCCCTGTGTCCATTAAAACTGCAACCACAGTGGGCTGTAGCAACTTTCTGAACAGCTACAGCCCATTTAATCAATACagtgcctgctgcagaaaaatTGAACCTCAGCTCAACGAATCACAAGCCAAAGAAGGATCAGACATGCAAAGAGTTCACCTTACGCCTCCTCCTTCACCTATCCCTCCATATACTGTCCCTGTTCAAGGAGGAGATGGCATCACAGGGCTCCAGTGTCACACCAACAGGACGCTCAGGTTTTATGTGCTTGATGTTGCTCTGAACTGGCCTCTGGCGGTGAGACTTGGAGCATCAGGCAACagaagtgcttctcttgaccAGGAGGCCGGGATACAAAGGGATGGGTTGTTTGCAGCTATTGTGAACCTAAAGGATGAAGTTCATTATGTTCTACATCGCAGCGCAGCAGCCACGCTGACAGAGTCTCTGG aggGTTTCATCAGGAACTTCAGCGCTCCATACAGCGTCTTACAGAGATACTTGGTGGGAGAGAACAAGAAGGGAGTGAAACAGGAAGCCAGACGTCCAGACGAACACCAGCAGTCGCCTCCACCCCCCCTTATTACAGAGCTGACCACTTCCTCTTTCCTACCCTTCATCATGGACATTGAAAAG gATGTGCTGCTCATCTACTACACTCAGTGGTGTGGATTCTGCTCCGTTCTCAACCACATCATCATTCAGCTGGCCCGATTATTGCAGGGAAACAGCACCATCACTGTGGCCAG GGTGAATGTTGCTCGTAATGACCTTCCCTGGGAGTTCATGGTGGATCATGTAccctctgttcttctctttcctaGAAACAG AAAACATCTCAGTGTGAAGTTTCCTGATGACCTGCCCATCACCTTACCCAACCTCCTTCACTTCATCCTGCAGCATTCGGGTTCTGCACATTATGCAAAGAAACCAGCGACATCTTCTGTGGAGTCGCAGGGTTCGGGACCAAGTGCCGTCCTCCGTGCTGAGTTTCTGGCACTCCAGCGCGAGGTTCAAGCGCTGCATCTTGCTCGTGAGCATCTTTCCAAGCAGCTGGCACAGCTGTGGCGTGACAACCGACGACTGACATTTGACGCTCGCAGCTTAGAAGCCCAGAACGCTGAGTTGCAGCGAGAGAGGCAGAGCTTGGAGGAACAGCACCAGGAGAAGAGCCGTCAGCTCGGGGAGGCGGTGAAACGTTTGCAGGAGCTGGCAGACACATCAGAAAACCTGCTGAATGAGAACATACTGCTGAGGGTCCTGCTGAGGGCACTGAAGGACAAGAGGGAGGTTggagagcaggtggaggtggagaggaaagaggCAGAACAGAAAAGTAGCCATATGGCCTCCTGA
- the LOC113161507 gene encoding lipopolysaccharide-induced tumor necrosis factor-alpha factor homolog, translated as MENAQVPVAGPLGDGPVQVACPTCRQIVLTKVDYTSGLLTYLFCGGLFFCGFVLGCCLIPFCVDRLKDATHTCPTCKTVLGVYKRL; from the exons ATGGAAAATGCACAAGTACCTGTTG CTGGCCCGCTGGGAGACGGTCCAGTTCAGGTCGCCTGTCCCACTTGCCGTCAGATAGTCCTCACTAAGGTGGACTACACTTCTGGTTTACTCACCTACCTCTTCTGTGGCGGCCTCTTCTTCTGTGG CTTTGTTTTAGGTTGCTGTCTCATCCCATTTTGTGTGGACCGACTGAAAGACGCCACGCACACCTGTCCTACCTGCAAGACTGTACTTGGAGTGTACAAACGCCTGTGA